CGATCGTGACGTAGGGCCGCGGCTGCGCCCCGTCCGTCTCCTGCGGTGCGGCCTGGGTGGCCGGCGGCATCTCGTGCGCGGGCGCCCGGAGCGCGTCCTCGTATGCCGGCTGGCCGGCCGGCGCTGCCGGGGCACCGAGGCCGGCGTCGACGGGAAGCGGCTCGGTGGGCGGGGACGCTGCCGGAGCGGGCGCCGAGGGGGTGTCGGTGGCGGTGTGCTCGTTCATCGTGCTCAGGAGCCTACCCGGCACGCGGGGCGCCCTGATTAACGCCGAGCCGGGCCCGTGTGGAACGGTGGGACCCGTGGACACCAACGCGGTGCTTGACCTGATGAAAGACGTCGCGGCCGAGGTCATCACGCCGCGCTTCCGCTCCCTCGCCTCGGGCGAGGTCATGGAGAAGAACCCGGGCGACCTGGTCACCGTGGCGGACCAGGAGTCCGAGGTGCTGCTGACGCGGGCCCTCAACGCGGCCTACCCCGACGCCTTCGTCCTGGGCGAGGAGGTGTCCTCCGTCGACCCGACCGTCCTCGAGCGCTACCTCGCCGCCGACCACGCCTTCACCGTCGACCCGGTGGACGGCACCAAGAACTTCGTGCACGGCTCGCTCGACCACGCCGTGATGGTCTCGGAGACCCGCGCCGGCGAGACGGTGCGGGCGTGGATCTGGCAGCCCGAGCACGAGGTGGCCTGGGTCGCCGAGAGGGGCGCCGGCGTCTGGCGCAACGGCGAGCGCGTCGTCCGCAAGCCGGTGGCCGACGCCGACGAGCCCCGCGGATGCACGTCGATGTGGCCCCTG
This genomic interval from Knoellia sp. p5-6-4 contains the following:
- a CDS encoding inositol monophosphatase family protein gives rise to the protein MDTNAVLDLMKDVAAEVITPRFRSLASGEVMEKNPGDLVTVADQESEVLLTRALNAAYPDAFVLGEEVSSVDPTVLERYLAADHAFTVDPVDGTKNFVHGSLDHAVMVSETRAGETVRAWIWQPEHEVAWVAERGAGVWRNGERVVRKPVADADEPRGCTSMWPLRGHSFGPMPPLVGSWVCCGVDYPKLIEGAVDYVLYGRNSPWDHSPGSLMVHEAGGWVGHPDGTVYGPRSRVSGIIVAADRATFAHVRRHAGEAIARR